From Passer domesticus isolate bPasDom1 chromosome 8, bPasDom1.hap1, whole genome shotgun sequence, a single genomic window includes:
- the JMJD1C gene encoding probable JmjC domain-containing histone demethylation protein 2C isoform X2: MQGPYSLNGYRVRVYRQDSATQWFTGIITHHDLFTRTMVVMNDQVLEPQNVDPSMVQMTFLDDVVHSLLKGENIGITSRRRSRSNQNSNTVHGHYTRAQANSPRPAMNSQAAAPRQNSHQQQRNTRPNKRKGSDSSMPDEEKMKDERYDYIGRGENPKTKNKHFLSKRRKPEEDDKKLNVKRLRTDNISDYSESSDSEISNKRLTDSSSEQNSENELKSKNSSKINGEEGKSQTTEGVEQTLTDRQSPWDEVQQDKNHEETERLKSSVLDHQEKSSLHAAEQPTLYEQNAKDPPVQECNSEKHHTVELKNEQFLSRPPTPKCVVDVSNKNNSEKENQDNAASTFGLQTVQKVESHSSDLKQQFANANFLEARKQEADQSWVSSVGKTDLIQPGVVKTLPVNERLNSEKVQYGSFMSSLNVASVAEESKLRKQSPVPDSVKSKSSASVDHPKTKSPDVKPKFTQSSDTVKSKVSSQNSHATGLTRSANKTDHDLPRSSFHPVPARVSALEATKSPLIIDKNEHFTVYRDPTLIGQETGTNHISPYLHQHNYPLHSSSHRTCLNPNAHHPALTGSSHLLAGSSAQAPLSAINTHPLSSAPHHSVHHPHLLPAVLPGVPAASLLGAHPRLETAHASSLSHLALAHQQQQQMLQHQSPHLLGQAHPSASYNQLGLYPIIWQYPNGTHAYSGLGLPSSKWVHPETPVNAEASLRRNTPSPWLHQPTPVTSADSLGLRSHIPVRPSSADPLRPLKLTTHSSPPLSKSIVEHRKEELERKAFAEPLRSVTTAPVKSELEQSRTQTAKESHMHRHYADPMLNQLPRPPQETGERLSKYKEEHRRILQESIEVAPFTAKIKALEGERENYSRVTSLSSSPKSHSVKYDKDAERSVSELYKMKHSVPQNLPQSNYFTTLSNSVVNEPPRSYPSKEASGVYVDKQSNCPSTAASPQALPSYISSLSKPPPLIKHQPESEGSTSKIPEQLSQSVQSHSVNSFRSDSRSPTQLSVSSSNTLRSMPALHRAPVFHPPVHQNLEKKESSYSSLSPPTLTPVQPVNAGGGKIQELQKPPTLVPEPKEAQTVYKGTSEQNLSEMWKSNNAPNNEKVDWNAERMSGKSQSATASVIVRPPSSTKYENVPVMQSASKDRVSERSSAVTNLADCLKTAEARETGRVILPNMNSDSARTQYEKKFAAVSQGSIPRAVTPTTTIICSTKTDVPASAAVTTSVSSRGSSEVSDSVSGTPESAAPRAAGQAAQPQECKVSTAAPVTSAAGSAAQPAPGFSTSTDFVHLKKHKAALAAAQFKSSNAAETESNSVKNQTFSTSLSLDSAIVCNTINKANSVGSGQTSQTSQPNYHTKLKKAWLTRHSEEDKNTNKKDNSGNSVSEIIKPCTVNLIASTSNDLQNNMDSKILADKFVKEDKHPRRKGKRTYESGSESGDSDESESKSEQRTKRQPKPTYKKKQNDLQKKKGDTEEEVKPNGVLSRSAKEKSKLKLQSGSNSTGIPRSVLKDWRKVKKLKQTGESFLQDDSCSEIGPNLQKCRECRLIRSKKGEEPTHSPVFCRFYYFRRLSFSKNGVVRIDGFSSPDQYDDEALSLWTHENYEDDELDLETSKYILDIIGDKFCQLVTSEKTAMSWVKKDAKIAWKRAVRGVREMCDACEATLFNIHWVCQKCGFVVCLDCYKAKERKSSRDKELYAWMKCVKGQPHDHKHLMPTQIIPGSVLTDLLDAMHNIREKFEIKSHCQCTIKQNTQAGKLPAMNGVSQVLQNVLNHSNKISLCMPESQQQNTPQKSETNGNTSPRSDVSTDSKLTPPESQSPLHWLADLAEQKAREEKKENKECPSGKHSKEGKDQDNLESPNCKSSPPASQNNEQGSTLRDLLTTTAGKLRLGSTDAGIAFAPVYSTGTASGKSGRTMPNILDDIIASVVENKIPPNKTPKINVKSEIKEEPKDDKKSVQDDCSKRYSDIQYSWICDKHVLWLRDHKNTNNWKLFKECWKQGRPVLVSGMHKKMNFSLWKAESISLDFGNQQADILNCKDSIISNTNVKEFWDGFEDVSKRQKVKNGETALLKLKDWPSGEDFKAMMPARYEDLLKSLPLPEYCSPEGKLNLASHLPGFFVRPDLGPRLCSAYGVAATKDHDIGTTNLHIEVSDVVNILVYVGIAKGNGVLSKSGVLKKLEEEDLDDLLRKRLKDSSELPGALWHIYAGKDADKIREFLQKIAKEQGLEVLPEHDPIRDQSWYVNKKLRQRLFEEYGVKTCTVIQFLGDAIILPAGALHQVQNFHSCVQVTEDFVSPEHLVQSFHLTQELRLSKEEINYDDKLQVKNILYHAVKEMVRALKIHEGEMEDMDEN; this comes from the exons AAGATGAAAGATATGATTATATAGGTCGAGGAG aaaaccccaaaaccaaaaataaacactttcttagtaaaagaagaaaacctgaAGAAGATGATAAAAAACTAAATGTGAAGAGACTGCGGACAGACAACATCTCAGATTATTCTGAGAGCAGTGACTCGGAGATTTCAAATAAAAGATTAACAGATTCATCCTCGGAGCAAAATTCAGAAAATGAGTTAAAAAGCAAGAACTCTTCAAAGATAaatggagaagaaggaaaatccCAAACTACTGAGGGAGTAGAACAAACACTAACAGACAGGCAGTCTCCATGGGATGAAGTACAGCAGGATAAAAACCATGAAGAGACAGAAAGACTGAAGTCATCGGTCTTGGATCATCAGGAAAAATCTTCGCTCCATGCAGCGGAGCAGCCAACACTTTATGAGCAGAATGCCAAGGATCCACCTGTTCAAGAGTGTAATTCAGAAAAACATCATACTGTGGAGTTAAAAAATGAGCAGTTTTTATCCAGACCTCCTACTCCTAAGTGTGTTGTTGATGTTTCTAATAAAAACAACTCTGAAAAGGAGAACCAGGATAATGCTGCAAGTACCTTTGGTTTGCAAACAGTTCAGAAAGTAGAATCTCACAGCAGTGATTTAAAGCAGCAATTTGCAAATGCAAATTTCCTTGAAGCAAGAAAACAGGAAGCTGATCAAAGTTGGGTTAGCAGTGTTGGTAAAACGGATTTGATACAACCTGGGGTTGTAAAAACATTACCGGTAAATGAACGCTTAAATTCTGAAAAAGTGCAGTATGGCTCATTTATGTCTTCGTTAAATGTAGCTTCTGTAGCAGAAGAGAGTAAACTGCGTAAACAAAGTCCAGTCCCCGATTCTGTGAAGTCAAAATCTAGTGCTTCAGTTGATCATCCTAAAACAAAGTCACCTGATGTTAAGCCTAAATTCACCCAATCTTCTGATACTGTGAAGTCGAAGGTTAGTTCCCAAAACAGCCATGCTACCGGATTAACAAGGTCAGCCAATAAAACTGATCATGATTTGCCTAGGTCTAGTTTTCATCCAGTTCCAGCTAGAGTTAGTGCTCTAGAAGCTACTAAGAGTCCTCTTATCATTGACAAGAATGAACATTTCACAGTAtacagggaccccactctgatTGGACAAGAAACAGGAACTAATCACATTTCACCTTACTTGCATCAGCATAATTATCCTCTGCATTCCTCATCCCACCGAACCTGTTTAAATCCAAACGCACATCATCCTGCATTAACTGGTTCATCCCATCTGCTCGCTGGGTCTTCAGCTCAGGCTCCCTTGTCTGCTATTAACACTCACCCCCTTAGCAGTGCACCCCACCATTCTGTTCATCACCCTCATCTACTTCCCGCAGTGTTGCCCGGAGTGCCTGCTGCCTCCTTGCTGGGTGCCCACCCGCGACTAGAGACTGCTCATGCTAGCAGCTTAAGCCATTTGGCATTagcacaccagcagcagcaacagatGTTACAACACCAGTCTCCACATCTTCTCGGACAAGCTCATCCTTCTGCTTCCTATAATCAGCTAGGGCTTTATCCAATTATTTGGCAGTATCCAAATGGAACACATGCTTACTCAGGACTCGGTCTGCCCTCCTCCAAATGGGTCCACCCAGAAACTCCTGTTAACGCGGAGGCTTCCTTGAGAAGG AACACTCCCAGCCCCTGGTTACACCAGCCCACCCCAGTGACCTCAGCTGACAGCCTTGGTTTACGGAGTCACATTCCTGTGCGACCATCCAGCGCAGATCCCCTGCGGCCTCTCAAACTGACAACGCATTCCAGCCCACCTTTGTCCAAAAGTATCGTGGAGCATCGCAAAGA GGAACTGGAGAGGAAAGCTTTTGCTGAACCTTTGCGTTCTGTTACCACTGCACCTGTGAAGAGTGAGCTAGAGCAGAGCAGAACACAGACAGCAAAGGAGAGCCATATGCACAGACATTATGCAGATCCAATGTTGAACCagctgccaaggccaccacagGAGACTGGGGAGCGACTGAGCAAATACAAAGAAGAACACAGACGGATACTCCAAGAAAGTATTGAAGTTGCTCCTTTTACAGCTAAAATAAAGGCActggagggagagagagagaactaCTCCAGGGTAACGTCCTTATCTTCAAGTCCCAAAAGCCATTCAGTAAAATACGACAAAGATGCTGAACGCTCTGTGTCAGAACTGTATAAAATGAAACATTCAGTTCCACAGAATTTGCCGCAGAGTAACTATTTCACTACCTTGTCTAACAGTGTAGTAAATGAACCACCAAGATCCTACCCATCAAAGGAAGCTTCAGGTGTATATGTTGATAAGCAAAGTAATTGTCCTTCAACAGCAGCTAGTCCCCAGGCTCTGCCCTCCTACATTTCTTCCCTTTCAAAACCGCCACCTTTAATTAAGCACCAACCAGAGAGCGAAGGCTCTACAAGCAAGATACCCGAGCAGCTTTCACAATCGGTGCAGTCTCACTCTGTAAATTCTTTCAGAAGTGACAGCAGGAGCCCTACTCAGTTGTCAGTGTCATCTTCAAATACACTCCGGAGTATGCCTGCCTTGCATAGGGCCCCTGTGTTTCACCCTCCTGTGCACCAgaacctggagaagaaggagagcAGCTACAGCAGCCTTTCCCCTCCAACTCTGACCCCTGTTCAACCCGTTAATGCTGGTGGTGGCAAAATACAGGAGTTGCAGAAACCACCAACTTTAGTACCTGAGCCCAAGGAAGCCCAAACTGTTTACAAGGGCACTTCTGAACAGAATTTATCAGAAATGTGGAAGTCTAATAATGCCCCAAATAATGAAAAAGTGGATTGGAACGCTGAAAGAATGAGTGGAAAGTCGCAGTCCGCTACAGCATCTGTTATTGTGCGTCCTCCTTCTAGCACAAAATATGAGAATGTACCAGTAATGCAGTCTGCTTCCAAAGATCGAGTTAGTGAGAGATCTTCAGCTGTGACAAATCTAGCAGATTGCCTGAAAACAGCGGAAGCCAGGGAGACTGGAAGAGTCATACTGCCAAATATGAACTCAGACAGTGCTCGCACACAGTATGAAAAGAAATTTGCAGCTGTCTCGCAAGGCAGCATTCCTCGTGCTGTCACCCCTACCACAACCATCATCTGCAGCACCAAAACGGATGTCCCTGCATCAGCAGCAGTGACCACCAGCGTGTCGAGCCGGGGGAGCTCTGAAGTGAGTGACTCGGTGTCGGGCACGCCGGAGAGCGCGGCCCCGAGGGCGGCGGGCCAGGCTGCGCAGCCCCAGGAGTGCAAGGTCAGCACTGCAGCTCCGGTTACATCCGCTGCTGGCAGCGCCGCGCAGCCCGCCCCGGGATTCTCCACCTCTACCGACTTTGTCCATTTGAAAAAGCACAAGGCAGCGTTGGCTGCGGCTCAGTTTAAAAGTAGCAACGCCGCTGAGACCGAGTCCAACTCTGTGAAAAATCAGACATTTTCAACCTCTCTCTCCCTAGACAGTGCTATCGTCTGTAATACAATAAACAAAGCGAACTCTGTAGGCAGTGGGCAAACTTCCCAGACGAGTCAGCCAAACTACCACACTAAACTGAAAAAGGCTTGGCTAACAAGGCATTCAGAGGAAGATAAAAACACTAATAAAAAAGATAATTCAGGGAACAGTGTTTCAGAAATTATTAAGCCGTGTACTGTCAATTTAATAGCTTCTACATCAAATGATTTGCAAAATAACATGGATAGCAAAATCTTGGCAGATAAGTTTGTGAAGGAAGATAAGCACccaaggagaaaaggaaaacgaACGTACGAGTCTGGCTCTGAAAGTGGTGACTCTGATGAAAGCGAGAGCAAGTCAGAGCAAAGGACTAAACGGCAGCCCAAGCCAActtacaaaaagaaacaaaatgatttgcagaaaaaaaagggtGATACCGAGGAAGAAGTGAAACCAAATGGTGTCCTTAGCAGGAGCGCCAAAGAAAAAAGCAAGCTGAAGTTACAGAGCGGCAGTAACAGCA CTGGTATACCTCGCTCAGTGTTAAAAGACTGGCGCAAAGTAAAGAAGCTGAAGCAAACGGGAGAGTCCTTTTTGCAGGATGATTCTTGTTCTGAAATAGGACCAAATTTGCAAAAATGCAGAGAATGTAGGTTAATAAGAAGTAAGAAAGGAGAAGAACCAACTCACTCACCAGTATTTTGTAGATTTTACTACTTTCGGCG gTTGTCTTTTAGTAAGAATGGAGTGGTTAGGATAGATGGTTTCTCCTCTCCTGATCAATATGATGATGAAGCACTGAGCTTATGGACACATGAAAACTATGAAGATGATGAACTGGACCTAGAAACTTCTAAATACATTCTAGATATCATAGGGGATAAATTTTGTCAGTTGGTAACCTCTGAGAAAACAGCCATGTCCTGGGTGAAAAAAGACG cCAAAATTGCATGGAAGAGAGCAGTGAGAGGAGTCCGTGAGATGTGTGATGCATGTGAAGCCACATTATTTAACATTCATTGGGTCTGCCAAAAATGTGGATTTGTGGTCTGCCTAGATTGTTACaaagcaaaggaaaggaaaagttcTAGAG ATAAGGAGTTGTACGCCTGGATGAAGTGTGTGAAGGGACAGCCTCATGATCACAAGCACCTGATGCCAACACAGATCATTCCAGGCTCTG TTTTGACAGATCTTTTAGATGCTATGCACAATATTAgagaaaaatttgaaattaaatccCATTGTCAGTGCACCATCAAGCAGAACACACAAGCTGGCAAGCTCCCTGCAATGAATGGTGTGTCTCAG GTTTTGCAGAATGTCCTTAACCACAGTAATAAAATTTCTCTGTGTATGCCTGAGTCTCAACAGCAGAATACTCCTCAAAAGTCTGAGACAAATGGTAACACAAGTCCCAGGAGTGATGTGAGCACAGACAGCAAGTTAACACCACCTGAATCCCAGTCCCCACTGCACTGGCTGGCTGATCTTGCAGAGCAGAAagccagagaagaaaaaaaag AGAACAAAGAGTGTCCTTCTGGAAAACATTCGAAGGAAGGGAAGGACCAGGATAATTTGGAGTCCCCAAACTGTAAAAGTTCCCCTCCTGCATCCCAGAACAACGAGCAGGGCTCAACCTTACGAGATCTGTTAACTACGACAGCAGGCAAACTGCGCCTGGGTTCTACAGATGCTGGCATTGCTTTTGCTCCAGTGTACTCTACAGGAACAGCA AGTGGCAAGAGTGGAAGGACTATGCCAAACATTCTCGATGATATAATTGCTTCAGTAGTAGAAAACAAGATTCCACCAAATAAAACACCAAAGATCAATgtaaaatctgaaataaaagaaGAGCCAAAGGATGATAAAAAAAGTGTTCAGGATGACTGCAGTAAACGGTACAGTGATATCCAGTATTCGTGGATCTGTGACAAGCATGTTCTGTGGCTCAGAGATCACAAGAACACCAACAACTGGAAGCTCTTCAAAGAGTGCTGGAAACAAGGAAGG CCTGTTTTGGTGTCTGGTATGCATAAGAAAATGAACTTCAGCCTGTGGAAAGCTGAGTCAATCAGTCTGGATTTTGGAAACCAGCAAGCAGATATCTTGAATTGCAAGGACAGTATCATTTCAAACACCAATGTCAAGGAGTTCTGGGATGGTTTTGAAGATGTTTCAA AACGGCAGAAAGTAAAAAATGGAGAAACAGCTCTGCTAAAACTGAAAGATTGGCCTTCTGGTGAGGATTTCAAGGCCATGATGCCAGCAAG ATATGAGGACTTACTAAAAAGTTTACCCTTGCCTGAATATTGTAGCCCAGAAGGAAAATTAAACTTGGCTTCTCATCTGCCAGGATTTTTTGTCCGTCCGGATTTGGGACCCAGACTGTGCAGTGCATATG GTGTGGCTGCTACTAAAGACCATGACATAGGAACCACAAATCTCCATATTGAAGTTTCTGATGTCGTGAACATCCTTGTTTATGTTGGCATAGCCAAAGGAAATGGAGTACTTTCCAAATCAG GAGTTTTGAAGAAGTTGGAAGAGGAAGATTTGGATGACCTTCTAAGGAAGCGGTTGAAAGATTCAAGTGAATTACCTGGTGCTTTGTGGCACATTTATGCTGGCAAAGATGCTGACAAGATAAGAGAGTTTCTGCAAAAG ATAGCAAAGGAGCAAGGCCTGGAGGTTTTACCAGAGCATGATCCAATCCGTGATCAGAGTTGGTATGTGAACAAAAAACTTCGCCAAAGACTTTTTGAAGAATATGGAGTAAAAACCTGCACAGTTATTCAGTTCCTTGGTGATGCTATTATTCTACCAGCAGGAGCACTTCATCAG